The nucleotide window CAGTAGGTGGTGTGGTATAGTGTTGGGTGGAGCGGGTCTGGGGTAtgtggtgttgggtggagcGGGTCTGGGGTATGTGGTGTTGgatggtgtagttgtgttgggGTGGAAGCTGCTGCTGAGTAACTGGTATTGCTTAATGGGATAGAATTTAGTTTGTTGAACTGGTAACTGGTGTGGCTTAATGGGATAGGAAAAAAAATGGTTTCAAGATCATTTCTCTGGAAATCATAAATCGAAACATGGCAGATAAGGGACAGTTTTGAGGAATGGTTTTGTTATCAATAGAACGGTTAACCCTAAATCAACAGCTTCAGCATCAATAAACCCTCCTTGGAGTGCTAAAAGGGAATGTTGATAACCAGTCATGAGATATTAGTGACGTTGGATAACAACCTTTTTCTATGTTTTATAAATTCCCTTTGGCGCCGAAAGCAGCTGACTGTGTGTTCAAAGAAAATGCTCCAGACGTTATTGATCTCACTTTACCTCGTCTTTTTTCTATTCTAGTTTGCGGTGAACATGTTCAGAACATTGCCTCCGTCTTCGAACCCCACCGGGGCGGAGTTCGACCCAGAAGAGGATGAGCCAACGCTGGAGGCAGCCTGGCCTCATCTCCAGGTGGGGCCTCTCGGATGAACCCCTCGACTCCCACCCTCTGATAgactcctcccaccctctccatctctgatAGACCCCTCCCAACCTTTGATAGACCCTGCCCACCCTCTCCATCTGACACTCCTCCCACCCTCTGGttgacccctcccaccctctggttgacccctcccaccctctggttgacccctcccaccctctggttgacccctcccaccctctggttgacccctcccaccctctggttgacccctcccaccctctggttggcccctcccaccctctccatctctgatacacccctcccaccctctccatctctgatacacccctcccaccctctccatctctgatacacccctcccaccctctccatctctgatACACCCCTCCCAACCTCTCCATCTGATACTCGCACGCTCTGATAGACTCCTTCGATCCTCTCAGTATAACTGGCTTTTTGCTTGGTTCATGGTTCGAAGTGGATGGTCTGATTTTAACTTCTTCTCTTCCAGCTTGTCTATGAGTTTTTCCTGAGGTTTTTAGAGTCTCCAGACTTTCAGCCCAACGTAGCGAAGAAGTACATCGACCAGAAGTTTGTGATGCAGGTGAGCAGCCCACGCTGTTTTCTCTTCACTTGAGCTATGACCTTGATTTATGACCTCGTTAGAAGTCTAACGGGTGTGGGATATTTCTGTTGGACGGCATAGCTTCTAGATCTATTCGACAGCGAggatcccagagagagagacttcctgAAAACCACGCTCCACCGCATCTACGGGAAGTTCCTTGGGCTGCGGGCCTACATAAGGAAACAGATCAATAACATTTTCTATAAGTGAGTTTAATTACCTTGGATCAATAACTTTTTATAGATGAGCCCTGTTAGCTTAGATTAATTGTTTTCTACAGGTGAGCACTATTAGCTGAGATAATAACATTTTCTATAGGTGAGTCGGACTAGCTTAGATCAATTACTTTGTAAAGGTGAGTCCTATTAGCTTAGTTCAATAACGGTATCAGCGAGTCCTGTTTAACTTGGATTCATGATGTTTTCTCTTATTAAGCCCTATTTAACTTCTCGAccacatgttttaaataatACATGCACGCACTGCAAACCATTTTTAATCTAAACATTTTCATTTCAAAACTAAAAAAGCATTTTCTGCGCATTTCCAGGTTTATCTATGAAACTGAGCATCATAACGGTATTGCCGAACTACTGGAAATACTTGGAaggtttgttatttttgttttcatatgaatatttctttattatgcAGCTGTCGTTTTTTTGGATCAATCCTCTGAATTTCTCCAGGATGTGGAATTATTGCGTTGACCCTATTTAGTGTTATTTGTTTTCAGTGTGAAGAGCTTCTAATTGCCTGTTGTTGTGTTTccgacccccccctctccccccagcaTAATCAATGGCTTTGCCCTGCCACTAAAAGAAGAGCACAAGATCTTCCTGCTGAAGGTCCTATTGCCACTGCACAAAGTGAAGTCCCTCAGTGTCTACCATCCCCAGGTCTGTCACGCCGTTCTTCATTCATGCATGTTTATATGCGAAAGAAGTATTGGTTAGCATAAGGAGTTAGGTGTTTGGATTTACAATGAAGGAATGAGTTTCAGCAGGAGGTTGTACTCTGTAACCTGTAGGGTTagccttaaccctaacctggaCTCTGTAACCTGTAGGGCTagccttaaccctaacctgtGCTCTGTAACCTGTAGGGCTAGCAGTAACGCCAACCTGTACTCTGTAACCTGTAGGGCTAGCCTTTTACCCTAACCTGTACTCTGTAACCTGTAGGGCTagccttaaccctaacctgtACTCTGTAACCCGGGTTATGTTGTTGAGGATCCTTATATTTACGGTTAGGTTTATGTTGTTGAGGATCCTAATAGTTAGGGTTATGTTGTGGAGGATCCTAATGGTTAGGGCTAAGGTTATTGTTAGGGTTATGTTGTGGAGGATCCTAATGGTTAGGGTGACGGTTATTGTTAGGGTTATGTTGTGGAGGATCCTAATGGTTAGGGTGAAGGTTATTGTTAGGGTTATATTGTGGAGGATCCTAATGGGGTTTATGTTGCAGCTGGCCtactgtgtggtacagtttctGGAGAAAGACAGCACTCTCACTGAACCGGTACGTGGGACACATTCACCTCGTTTGTTGTACTTCTCTTAATCGAACCCTCCTGATTTCTAATCGACCGTAACGTCTGGTTCCTGACAGGTGGTGATGGCCCTGCTGAAGTACTGGCCCAAAACGCACAGTCCCAAGGAGGTGATGTTCCTGAACGAGCTGGAGGAGATCCTGGACGTGATCGAGCCCTCTGAGTTCGTCAAGGTCCAGGAGCCCCTCTTCCGCCAGCTGGCCAAGTGCGTGTCCAGTCCGCACTTTCAGGTAAACCATCAgccgggggttagggttaggggtaccTTCTGTGATTTGTTAGGGGTACATTATTtggtgggttagggtagggctgtgcaattaatcaaattttgatgGTGATCCCGATTTTTGGGTCAAACAatctcaaaactaatataatcgagtttaaaagtttgtttttattttttatgtttttaatatttattttattcattaaaaagctggatacatatttgtacattatttccGATTTGGACAATTTCTACTTTAAATTTCcccataaagaaataaaaataaaattaaaagttCTCATCAAaggccgcttttccactgcatggtaccagctcgacgcgactcgactcagctcgcattttttgcgtttccaccgcgaaaacatggtatctggtacctgaagtggctgctttttctagtaccgcctcgctctaggttccaagcggctgagccgatgctaaaaggtgacgttggcagacggccggccactgattggccagagagtgtgacgaagtcacgagagcgacatggcaaccatgctggtaacagccatagcagcgccgcagccaacatattccacttcttcaacttcttcaacatgccagctaataatagtaatgttatcgatgtcctccattgttgttacgtgggttctgtccatgtgtgggttgcgtaggtgttgtttgcgtcgcgtacaaaaatacgtcacggccctttcgcgcagccgaccccgcccacgtccaggaggtactatttgtggtggaaaacgacccgtgctgctatcgtgtcgagtcgtgtcgagtcgagctacatgtgcggtggaaaagtgtttttcttggagaaaaattatgaataaatgcagcatgttttcaaattcaaaaataatcgtttgattAACCtggatttcaatattgaccaaaataatcgggaTTAGGTATTTTTCCGTGATCTAGCACACCTGGGTTAGGGGTACGTTCTGTGATGGCCTATGGATTCATCGTAGTTAGTGGACTTGTCTAATGAGGGGTTGGATGTGTCAAAGACGGGTGGACTTATGTAATTCCTGTGAATTTTTGGCAGAGTTGTTATTTACATTTCTTGAAAGACTTGAttctagtggggggggggggggggctactggCCCACTGGCCCACTGACACGGCAGCTGCCAGAGAGGGACATCAATAGAATGTGACCTGCTGGTATATCTGTGGATGGATCCTCCTGTAATCCTGTGTTTCTCTGGCAGGTGGCGGAGAGGGCGCTGTACTACTGGAACAACGAGTACATCATGAGTCTCATCAGCGACAACGCCGCAAAGATCCTGCCCATCATGTTCCCCGCGCTGTACCGCAACTCCAAGACCCACTGGAACAAGTGAGAACCGGCTGATGTCTAGCTTTAGAGAACATTGGTTATTCAGCGTTGTGATCCAGGATAAATGTCCCTTTTTAATTTGCACGAGGATTATCCAAGCCTAATCCTGTGGTCATGTTCTCCAAGATTCTAACCCTGTGCTTGTGTTCCAGAACTATCCACGGGTTGATCTACAACGCGCTGAAGCTTTTCATGGAGATGAACCAGAAGCTGTTCGACGACTGCACCCAGCAGTTCAGAGCAGAGAAAAACAAGTAGGTCTCCTAGCCAGTGGCAGGGCTGCTTCCGTGATCAGCCTGATGAGGCCTCTGATGGCGTCTCGGGTCACTCAATCCAAAGGGATAACTTGTAGTCCCCTGGGCCAAACCTGGGTCACATATCCCTATCTAGATCAGAAAAACTTTATTTGTTACTCAACAACACAGCAAGACGATGTAGTTTGGATAATCGGTAGGGGTTTGAAAAATAATCTATGCTTTGATGCATCGCAATTCTGTGTAGAACGATTCCGTCTCGATTCAGATAATTAATCATTTATCTTcaatgtgtattggccaatctgatttgtctggacgcgattgcgattcagcctacgcgtAGCGTGCACGCAAACTCGCAGTCAGACACAAGAACGACAAACAAGTTCTTATTCTTATAATTGActaagagcagctttttctttaatgacatagaaaagaaagattagaaagaaaagaaaactaaatctgtttatttattaCCTACTTCCATagtgtgttgtaatgcaagctgcattgatgaTTGCATTGTtaatagaaagtcatatttgtgacaaaagctttttctctaatCAAATATTAGGTAAggtaattcatctgttgatttctttaatgatcatcacaaaagtaggaagtgatcagcaaactctgagtagcaaattCAGATGTATAGATATTCTTTTGAAAATCCCGCAAGGAaatgtacattaaaaaaaaattgctccGAGATGCATCAATAATCTttttagaatcgaatcgttgacttctgaatcggaatcgaatcgtgaggtgccaagagattcccatcACTAATAATTGGTGTAGCCTACTGTTTGTATTTCCTCCAAGTTGTTACTTTGTTTTGCCTCCAGCCTACGCTGTTATATATTCACAACATTGATTCGTGGTGACATGTGAAGTTGATGCATTGTGACATTTGTTGATGCACAGAGAGAAGGCCAAGTCGAAAGAGCGGGAAGAGGCTTGGATCAGGATTGAAAACCTTGCCAAATCAAACCCACAGgtcagccgtgtgtgtgtgcctgtatgctTAGATTTAGTGAAGAATATGACCTTGGCCTTACATAAAATGGTCACAAATCTTTTGATTTAAATCCTAAACTGAACACATTATATGTATAATCAACATTAAATTAATCAGGCCGATTTAAGATTGAAAAACTAAATAACATTTAGATTCTATTCGTTCTTTGCATGCGGCTGAAAGTCTTTTTCCCGTCATTTCTTTCAACCCAGttccttgtgtgtgttccttcccCTGCCCGCTGTAGTCCTGTAGCAACGGAGACGGAGGCTCCGTCGATAGAAGATGTTCAGAGGTGAAGAAAGACAGTTGAGGAAGGCGCCACTCAGGTAACTggcttctttccctctcttacCACCTCTTTTCTCTCAAAGCTTGACATGCTCGTAGCCCAAGTAACGACGGGTGCATGTGTTGAAACTCCAGATTCTCACTGTTTGGTACGTCTGTGATTGGCACAGGGTGGGTGGGGCCGTTATCATTACAAATGTTAATGTTTTGATATTCTTTTTGACCAGTAATCCTGCGACTAATAAAGTagggttgtttgtgtttttgatttTAAGAAGTTGTAGAAATTGGGAAAGTAACTGTCAACCAATTTTTAAGACTGTTGACCCCTTCTGACCCTGTTGACCCTGACCCTGTTGACCCTAACGTCCCTGACCCTGTTGACCCTGACCATGTTGACCTCCACAGCTACAGCGAGCCCAGCGGACAGAGGGCCCACTGGTGAGCCGCAGGTCTGAGTTGCCTCAGGACATCTACACCACGAAAGCCTTGGACTCCCCCCGCCGAGGCGAAGACATGTTGACCCCCCACGACCGACTctaggtcccccccccccaccccataacgtcatgcccctccccccaccgaGGCGCCCGGTAAGCCTCTGAGCCTCAAACCGCACAGCAAGCCACCCCACtgtgcccccctctccccaagtCATGTTGGCTCTGATTGGCCAAGTAGGACTCGGGGGAGGCTGGCTCAGTTCTCCTCTTCCTGGGGGCCTCGGACCTCCTCAGCCTGTCATGGTTAACTTCAGCACACCGCGTCTGTCTGCTGCCACCAGGAGCCTGCAGTCACTCGCTAGCAAATAACAAGTTTGCTAAAAAACAAAATGGGACTGggtaggggggcggggggactgGGTTCTTCTTCCTTCCGGAcactttttattatattatatattattttatttttgggcGTACTTTATTTTTCCGTCTTCGCGATGAATTCAGCAACTTGAAGACCAATCTGTCCATTTTGTGGATTATTTTACTTTTTCCTCCTTTTCTCGATCCCAGCGACGTCAG belongs to Gadus chalcogrammus isolate NIFS_2021 chromosome 5, NIFS_Gcha_1.0, whole genome shotgun sequence and includes:
- the LOC130382466 gene encoding serine/threonine-protein phosphatase 2A 56 kDa regulatory subunit gamma isoform isoform X2, translated to MLTCNKPADRMVVDAPNSNGPFQPVALMHFRDVAPAEQEKLFIQKLRQCCVLFDFLSDPLSDLKWKEVKRAALSEMVEYITHNRNVITEPIYPEVVHMFAVNMFRTLPPSSNPTGAEFDPEEDEPTLEAAWPHLQLVYEFFLRFLESPDFQPNVAKKYIDQKFVMQLLDLFDSEDPRERDFLKTTLHRIYGKFLGLRAYIRKQINNIFYKFIYETEHHNGIAELLEILGSIINGFALPLKEEHKIFLLKVLLPLHKVKSLSVYHPQLAYCVVQFLEKDSTLTEPVVMALLKYWPKTHSPKEVMFLNELEEILDVIEPSEFVKVQEPLFRQLAKCVSSPHFQVAERALYYWNNEYIMSLISDNAAKILPIMFPALYRNSKTHWNKTIHGLIYNALKLFMEMNQKLFDDCTQQFRAEKNKEKAKSKEREEAWIRIENLAKSNPQSCSNGDGGSVDRRCSEVKKDS
- the LOC130382466 gene encoding serine/threonine-protein phosphatase 2A 56 kDa regulatory subunit gamma isoform isoform X1, which translates into the protein MLTCNKPADRMVVDAPNSNGPFQPVALMHFRDVAPAEQEKLFIQKLRQCCVLFDFLSDPLSDLKWKEVKRAALSEMVEYITHNRNVITEPIYPEVVHMFAVNMFRTLPPSSNPTGAEFDPEEDEPTLEAAWPHLQLVYEFFLRFLESPDFQPNVAKKYIDQKFVMQLLDLFDSEDPRERDFLKTTLHRIYGKFLGLRAYIRKQINNIFYKFIYETEHHNGIAELLEILGSIINGFALPLKEEHKIFLLKVLLPLHKVKSLSVYHPQLAYCVVQFLEKDSTLTEPVVMALLKYWPKTHSPKEVMFLNELEEILDVIEPSEFVKVQEPLFRQLAKCVSSPHFQVAERALYYWNNEYIMSLISDNAAKILPIMFPALYRNSKTHWNKTIHGLIYNALKLFMEMNQKLFDDCTQQFRAEKNKEKAKSKEREEAWIRIENLAKSNPQFLVCVPSPARCSPVATETEAPSIEDVQR